The following coding sequences are from one Archocentrus centrarchus isolate MPI-CPG fArcCen1 chromosome 4, fArcCen1, whole genome shotgun sequence window:
- the mmachc gene encoding cyanocobalamin reductase / alkylcobalamin dealkylase produces the protein MAASNLNVESVIGLLNDRLTKLGFEVYPLKIGWYNSVLPPTLHLSYPDDTLAVVVLSTPAMFEQAFLPFLEQRCYQGLSDPIDQCVKQCVTSAVSQCFPGQKVDVRYDYELLPSRKPKFLAQTAAHVSGAAFYYQKADVTDQPWAEKKMFGVCVHPRFGGWFAIRALLLFGDITAGFELVQPVPPDSVPSREGRIKLLEAFNFHWQDWTYRDIISPVQTYSQKQRDYFSTPPAQRLTLLRTWGYLPSDSDQPDPTLDTESQETGHG, from the exons ATGGCGGCTTCCAACTTAAACGTGGAAAGTGTAATAGGACTGTTAAATGACCGTTTAACAAAACTGGGATTTGAAGTGTACCCGTTAAAG ATTGGCTGGTATAACTCTGTGCTGCCTCCCACTCTGCACCTGTCTTACCCCGATGACACCCTGGCTGTGGTGGTCCTCAGCACTCCTGCCATGTTTGAACAAGCCTTCCTGCCCTTCCTGGAGCAAAGGTGTTACCAGGGGCTTTCTGACCCCATAGACCAGTGTGTTAAACAATGCGTCACCTCTGCTGTCTCACAG TGTTTTCCAGGTCAGAAGGTGGATGTGAGGTATGACTATGAGCTGCTGCCCAGCAGGAAACCCAAGTTCTTGGCCCAGACTGCAGCTCACGTATCTGGAGCAGCTTTTTACTACCAAAAGGCCGATGTCACAGACCAGCCCTGGGCTGAAAAA AAAATGtttggagtgtgtgtgcatcCAAGGTTTGGTGGCTGGTTTGCCATCAGAGCTCTGTTGCTGTTTGGAGATATCACGGCGGGCTTTGAGCTGGTGCAGCCTGTTCCTCCTGACAGTGTGCCGTCCAGAGAGGGCAGGATAAAGCTGCTGGAGGCTTTTAACTTTCACTGGCAG GACTGGACTTACCGAGACATTATCAGCCCAGTCCAGACCTACTCTCAGAAACAGAGGGACTACTTCTCCACTCCCCCTGCTCAGCGTCTGACTCTGCTCAGGACTTGGGGCTATCTGCCAAGTGACAGTGACCAACCTGATCCCACCTTGGACACAGAGAGTCAAGAGACTGGACATGGGTGA